Proteins co-encoded in one Dama dama isolate Ldn47 chromosome 2, ASM3311817v1, whole genome shotgun sequence genomic window:
- the LOC133066207 gene encoding LOW QUALITY PROTEIN: pregnancy-associated glycoprotein 2-like (The sequence of the model RefSeq protein was modified relative to this genomic sequence to represent the inferred CDS: deleted 2 bases in 1 codon) produces MKWLGLLGLVAFSECIVIIPLTKMKTMQDTLKKKNVLKNFLEKHPYRLSQNSANDPKFTSHPLKNMQDFFYTGNITIGTPPQEFRVIFDTGSSVTWVASVYCHSPSCSAMIRFNPEASSTFHPSNQSINLPYGLAWMKGVLGYDTVRIGNLVIMNQTFGLAKEYERLMVSKPVDGILGLGFPKLAKGTIPILDNLKKQGVTSEPVFAFYLTTQKESGSVVMFGGVDHSYHKGELNWVPVSKPGFWQIAMDRISINGTVVACSCGCQALVDTGTTMLMGPSDAVTKIDRFLQPKPSEDSKIPCNLTSTLPPIIFTINGIDYPVPAQAYMEKASEHVCFTHILGNPEGIKGSETWVLGDIFLRLYFSVFDWKNNRIGLAPAV; encoded by the exons ATGAAGTGGCTTGGGCTCCTTGGGCTGGTGGCCTTCTCAGAGTGCATAGTCAT AATCCCGCTGACAAAGATGAAGACCATGCAAGACActctc aaaaaaaaaaacgtgttgaaaaatttCCTGGAGAAACACCCTTACAGACTGTCCCAGAATTCCGCCAATGACCCAAAATTCACTTCTCACcccttgaaaaacatgcaggat TTCTTCTACACTGGAAACATCACCATTGGAACACCTCCTCAAGAGTTCCGGGTCATCTTTGACACTGGCTCATCTGTCACATGGGTTGCCTCAGTCTACTGTCACAGTCCAAGCTGCT ctGCAATGATTCGCTTCAACCCTGAGGCATCCAGTACCTTCCACCCCTCAAACCAGTCTATCAACCTCCCCTATGGCCTTGCATGGATGAAGGGAGTTCTTGGCTATGACACCGTTCGG ATTGGGAACCTTGTCATCATGAACCAGACATTTGGCCTGGCCAAGGAGTACGAAAGACTCATGGTATCCAAACCTGTTGATGGCATCCTGGGCTTGGGCTTCCCTAAGTTAGCTAAAGGAACCATCCCCATCTTGGACAACCTGAAGAAACAAGGAGTCACTTCTGAGCCTGTCTTTGCCTTCTACTTGACCAC CCAGAAAGAGAGCGGCAGCGTGGTGATGTTTGGTGGGGTGGACCACTCCTACCACAAGGGAGAGCTCAACTGGGTACCAGTGTCAAAACCCGGCTTCTGGCAGATCGCCATGGACCG CATCTCCATTAACGGGACGGTGGTTGCTTGTTCCTGCGGATGTCAGGCCCTTGTGGACACCGGGACGACGATGCTGATGGGCCCAAGTGATGCAGTCACCAAAATCGACAGGTTCCTTCAGCCCAAGCCCAGTGAGGATAGCAAG ATTCCATGTAATCTCACCAGTACGTTGCCTCCTATCATCTTCACCATCAATGGAATTGACTACCCTGTGCCTGCTCAAGCTTACATGGAGAAG GCTTCTGAGCACGTCTGCTTTACCCACATTCTAGGAAACCCAGAAGGCATTAAAGGGTCAGAGACCTGGGTCCTGGGTGATATCTTCCTGAGGTTGTATTTCTCTGTTTTCGATTGGAAAAACAACAGGATTGGCCTGGCTCCTGCAGTGTAA